One Planctomycetota bacterium genomic window carries:
- a CDS encoding M48 family metalloprotease — translation MTLWNVAQSHDVRVYVLDSDAVAAYARPERAVYLTHGLVTLASDQEIAAAVAHELGHLLDDGYLASPVALTGLHEDDPEIRADALGCCLLQRCGIPTESMVTLLEKVKDARSTSRQCRDHIDTRIRLLLRSAPF, via the coding sequence ATGACCCTTTGGAATGTCGCGCAATCGCATGATGTTCGAGTGTACGTTTTAGATTCGGACGCCGTTGCCGCCTATGCGAGGCCTGAGAGAGCGGTATACCTGACGCATGGGCTCGTCACGCTGGCGAGCGACCAGGAAATCGCCGCCGCAGTTGCGCATGAGCTTGGTCATTTGCTCGATGATGGATACCTCGCCAGCCCCGTAGCCCTGACCGGTTTGCACGAAGATGACCCCGAGATTCGAGCCGATGCGTTGGGATGTTGTCTGCTTCAGCGATGTGGGATTCCAACCGAGTCGATGGTGACGTTGCTCGAAAAAGTCAAAGACGCACGCTCGACGAGCCGTCAGTGCCGCGATCACATCGACACTCGTATCCGCTTGCTCCTTCGGTCTGCGCCTTTCTGA